The window GCGCGGGTAGTGCAGGATAGTGCCGCCGACATCACGGGCATCGAGCAGCATGTACTTGAGCCGGTGCTGGGTTGCGGCCAGTCCCGCGGTGAGTCCGGCCGGACCGGCGCCGACAATGACTATGTCGTACAAGTCGTCATGCGACGGTCCGTGCAGGCGTCCGGCGATTTCGTCGACCACCATCTTGCCCTGAGCGACCGCATGGCGAATAAGCGATAGGCCGCCCAATTCGCCGGCGATGAATATGCCCGGCACGCCGGTTTCATTGCAGGAGCTCAGGATCGGGATATCGGGGCGGGAGGTGACATCGCCCAGGCCCACCTTCATCGCTCCCACCGGGCAGGCGGTCTCACAGTAGCCGTGGCCGACACACCGCTCCCAGTTGATGACCTCGGCCACACCCCAGACCACGCCGAGGACGTCGCCCTCCGGGCAGGCCGCCACACACGACCCGCAGCCGATACAAACCGATCGGTCGATCATGGGATACTGTGACCGGGGCCGGTCGATCCCCAGGGCCCGCGCCTCTTTCTTTCTTTCGGCAGTCGTGTGCTGCTGGCGGCGAAAGCGCCGGACATAGGGCACGAGGATAATCAAACCGAGTAGAATGACGCCAAGCCAAATGAGAAACTGCTGCATATCGCTTCTACCGTTGAGCCGTAATCGAGTTCAGCCCTCAGAACCGATAGCCGAGCTCGGTCTGAACACGAGTGCCGTCGATATCGTCGCCGCTGTCGAATTCCGCCGAACCGCCCAAGTACAGCCGCCGCGACAAATCGGCCTGCGCGCCGATCTCAAACCAGTTGCTTCTACGGTACGAGTCCGACGATTCCGCCCGGTAGCGATAACCACCGTAGCCGAGCGACAGTTGTAACCTGCGAGAAACCGAACGAGTCACGCGGGTGGAGTAGTTGTCGCCGCGGTCAAACGGCCCCTGAAAGGCTGCGTAGTGGACCGAGATAGTCGAGCCGAAGCCGAGTAGTCCGGCCCGGCTCAGATAGAGGGAATAGCTGTTGGTCTGGTCCGGATCGCCCGACCGTTTGCGCAGGCCGTAGCCGATCGACGCTCGCACCTGGTATGGCAGCGCCACATCGACCTGGGTGCGTACACCCTGGCGAAGGTGGTCGTCAAAGAGGGAGTCGACCACCGTTCTGGTTTCATAGGTGCGATAATTGGTGCGATTGTCGTAGCTGACTACAAATCGAACTGAATTGTACAGGCGGTAGTTGATTCCGGCGTAGAGGCTGGACAGGCTGAGGCTTTTGCCGGCGGCGTCTCTGCGCCAGCGACGGTTTATGTCGACTTCGGCAGTATGATAGATACTCCACCGGCTGCCGGAACTAATTCGACCCTGTAAGGCGAATAGCTCGCGGCTCACTGTGCCGGCGTGATATTCTCCGACCGCGGCGATACTCTGTTCCAGAATTAGACCTCCGCCCGTAGGGCTGATCACGCTGAGATAGACGCCGGCCCGGTTGACCGAGACACGGTCATTGGCATACGCCCAGTGAGGCTCCGAGCCGCCGAACAGACCGACACGCAGATTCTCAGTTGCCCGGGTTTCGAGCAGTAATCCGTCGAGGTAGCCGACACTGGACACTCGCCGCGGCAGAATGCGGCCGGCGCCGAAATTCAGCCGAGCCAGGGGAGCATCATAGCTCAGCGAAAACTCCCATATGCGATTCTCCCATGCCTGACGAGATACCGCAGATGAGTATGCTCGCTGACGTTGATCATAACGCCCCCGGGTGCGCAGGCTGAAAGTAATATCCCGGTCGAACAGGCGGCGGACCTTGAGGTTGAGTCGAGCGGTGGTCTGGGAGAAACCGAGATTGGTGCTGCTCTGATCGGCCCAGTGATTGAAAAGCAACGAAACCCCGCCGGTTATTGTCGGAGCCTGGCGAGGGGAAAAGCTTCTCGGAGCCACCGGCTGTGGAATTGCGGTTGTATCCCGTTCGGCCTCGGCCAGCGTTGTATCGACGGCTGATGGAGCGGTATCGGCGGAGGGCTTGGAGACCAGCACAGCTTTGTCTCCGACTGCCGGCGTGCAGTTGTCGGAAAGTTTCGCGCACGATGCCGAATGATCCGCGACAAACACGATCTCGAGTTCGGTGCGGCAGTTGCCGGCATCGACGGTAACCAGCCTGTCACCCACCACTAATCCATCGGCCCGCCCGCCGCCGAGATAGACATTCTCGGCCGACAGGTATTTGATCTCAAATGTCGTGGCACCAGCTACCGGTGCACACAGACCGAGCAACACCGCCCCACCGATGATGAGTATCGTACCGTTCCTCATCAATGTTTCCCCTGTGGATGGCAGTTGTAGCAGGCACTGCTTAGATACTGATAATCGTTGACCTCCGAGTGCTTGGGGTCGGTTTCCGACTGCAGGTGACATCCGGTGCACTCAAACACTGCGAAGTTTGCCGGCTGGACGTGGCAATCGGAGCAGACGTCCCATTTCCCGGCGTGGGCGCCGGTGTAAATGGGAAAATACAGCGCGTCGTGATCCCAGTTGACCGTGGTCCAGTTGGTTGTGCTGTGGCAGGGCGTGCAGTCGGTGGGGAAATTGGCCGCGGCGTGGTTCGGATTCGTGGTGGCGTCGTATTCGGTCTGGTGGCAGGCAAAGCAGGCGGTAGGAGTGCCGGCATACCCGGTAGCGTGGCACGATCCACAGGCGGCCGTCATATGCGCGCCGGTAAGCGGGAATGGCGTGGCGTTATGGTCAAATGTAGCCGGAAGCCACGCCATAGTGGTATGACAGGTCGCACAATCCTGACTGAATCCCGCAAGCGCGTGATTAGGATTTGTCGTAGCATCGTATTCGGTCCGGTGGCAGGAATAACAGTCGCCCGGCGTGCCGGCGTATGTGGTTGCATGGCACGAGACACAGGCGATGGTCTGGTGCCTTCCGGTGAGCGGAAAGCCGGTGGCGTTGTGATCGTACCGCGCCGGTTCCCAGCCGGCGGTTGAATGACAAACCGCGCACTGCGGAGTGAAACCGCTCTCGACATGGTTCGGGTCGGTCGTAGCTGCAAAGTCGGCGCTGTGGCAATCGTAACAATTGGTCGGCGTACCCGCAAAAGTCGTGGCATGGCAGGACTTGCACTCGATTTGCTTGTGGGCGCCGGTCAAAGCGAACCCGGACGGATGCGTGTAAGTGACATCATTCCAGGTTCCCGATGCCGCGTGGTGGCACTGCTCGCAGCGCATGGTGAACCCGGCCAATTGGTGATTCGGCTCGGTCGCGGCGGCAAACGCCTCGGCGTGGCAACCCTCGCAGTCGACCGTCGCGCCGGCATACTCCTGGCGGTCATGCCCCCGGTGACAGGCCTCGCAGTCGGCTACCGCATGTACCCCCGTAAGCGCGAACCCTTTCTGAGCGTGCAGCTCCAGCACGTTCTTGCGGCTTTGCCAGTCACGCGGTGTGTGGCAGCTCCGGCAATTGGGTCCGAGTTGCCCCTGATGATGGTCGGTGTGGCAATCCTGGCAATCTACTCCGACATGACTGAACACCATATCTTTGTGACAACCGATACATTGCGCCGAGGCGTGTGCGCCGGTCAGGTGGAAACCGGTTTCATCGTGGTCAAACGCCAGCGTGTCGCGCAGTTCGGTCCAGGATTCCGACGTATGGCAGCTCTGGCAATCCCACTTGATCTGCCCGTGGGGGTTTTTCGTGGATGTCTGGCTGAGGATTACTCCTACAAAGCTCGAGAGGAGCAACATGAGGATAAGGGGGGCTTTACTCATGACTTCTTCTCGCTTTCCAGGGAAAGGTTCGCTCCATGGCAGGAGACACACGCCGTATCGAGCGGCTTGTATGCCACGAACCGCTCGCCGTCGACCATGGCGGGTACATGACATCGGCCACAGGCAACGTGCCTATGAGCTCCGTCGAGCGCAAAGCGCGAGCCTCGGTTGTGATCGAACTTCTCGGCCTTCCAGTTTCGGGAGGTATGGCAGCCGGAGCAATCGGTCAGGTGGGTCAGGGACGCGGCGAATTGGCTTCGATGTACATCGCGGTGGCAGTCCTGACACTGCTTTGACGCACCCACAAAGGTCAGATGCGTTTCCCCACGCGCCGGCGTCCCCGTGCTGTGGCACATGATGCAGGCGACCGCGGCGTGTTTTCCGTCAAGCGCAAACCGGGTTTGACTATGATCAAAACTGACCAGTGCCCAGTATTCGACGCCATGGCAGGTTTCGCAACCGCCGGCGGCTACGTACTTATTGACCTCGCCACGGTGGGGATCGCGATGACAATCCAAGCATCTGGTAGACCTGAACTTGAAGTGATAAACAAGCGCTTTTTGTTCGCCGTCCCGGCTCGTATGACAGGCCAGGCAGGGCACCGCGCGATGCGCGCCACGGAGCGGATACTGAGTGCTTTCATGCTGTGACATCAGAAATGTCGCCGGACTGTAACCCGCGACCGTGTGGCATTCCTCGCAGGCGCCTTTGGCCGGGCGGGAGGCAAACTCTCCCCGATGGAAGTCAGAGTGGCAATCGAGACAGGCTCCGAACTTAAGCTCGCGAGACTTTTTCTCCGGTGCATGACACTTGTCGCAGGTGACGGAAGCATGCCGCCCCAGAAGGGGAAACCGGGTGCGGCTGTGATCGAATTTCGCGCGATCAGTCACATGCCAGCCGTCGGGGTTGTGGCAGTTACGGCAATTACTGCCCAGCTTGCCCTTGTGAACGTCAAAGTGGCAATCGGTACAGAGATCGTGGGCGATCGGTCTAAGATGCATGTACCGGCCGTCGTCTTCGGGGCGACTGTCCACCTGCACGAGGTGACACTTGTCACAGGCGACCTCGAGATGTTTCCCCAGCAGCGCATACCCGGCCAGGGAGTGATCGAACCCGGATGCCGGCTTCCAGGCGGCGGTGGTGTGGCAGTTTGCGCAGTCAGTCGATACCTGGCCGCGGTGTTCATCGAAGTGGCAGCTTTTGCAGGCCTTATCAAGACCGAGATAAGTTCGGCTCAGCGTTATCTTGTCGCGCGCGAGAGCTGACCGGTCAGGAATGTACGTCTCCCGGTGGCAGGCGCGGCACTCAAGCGAGGCGTGCTTGCCGTCAAGGGCATACCCGGTGTGGGCGTGATTGAAACCTTCATGACCATTTTTCCAACATACCAGATCGAAGTCGCGCCCCTGGTGCTCGACATGACACAACTGGCATTCACGATAGTTCTGACTGCCGTGAAGGCCGGTGCGGGCGTTCAGGCGGTCGCGAATAAGCGAGTGGCATTCGAGACATTTGTTGGCAATTAAGTGCGCATCCGTGCCGTGACATCGATTGCAGTTCTGCACTCCCTCCAGGAAGGCATGGGACTGGTGTAAATCCCCCGGTGACAGTTGCGCCCGGGTAGTCTGCGGCAGTGCGAGTACCATCAGCACTGCTATTGCACTCACTGTACGGAAGCACATGTGATTATGACTAACTGATCCAGCCATACCCGGTCCAAATGGCGATACCGATATGAATCGCCATGATGAAATACATGATAATGGCGAACGGTTTGTGGATCACGTGCCAGTAGTGAAACAGTCGCTGCACCTGTCCCAACAGGTGAATGCGCCGTCGAAGCAGGGCGCGCGTGAACGACGTTTCGAATAGATCGCGAAACTGATCGCGTGGCAGCCAGACGATCTTTAACAGTTGACGTCGCAGTTTGCTCTTAACCACAGGGCGTATCAGGTCATCGATCATGAGACTGAGAATCGCCGCGAAGGTAGCGTTGCCCCGTGGTATGAGCCGCTTTTCGAACAATGCGTCAACCTGCCCCAGGGTGATGTCGTCGAGCTTGAAGCGCGCTTTGAGGTTGCCGGCGGTATCGGCGCTGGTTTGTTCCATTTCCTGCAGAGTCAGTTCCTTGCCGGCAATGTTGCGCGGTATCTGTAGATAGAGATAACGTCCGAAGAACCCGCTGGCCGCCACGGCCACCATCGACCAGAAACTGACAGCCACCAGTCCTTGTACTTTCAACGAGGTGTGCAGGACGATAAAAAGCGGCCCTATAATGCCCAGATAGATATGGAAGTCGAGCAGCGGGCGCAGGGGGAGCGAGCGTCCCAGCAGGCGGGTGCGTTTCCGCAGCGAGTAGACCAGCATCATGACCATCATGACCGATCCGGCGATTCCGTAGGCGAGACCGCGCGATCCGGCGGGACGGAGCCCGCGATAATCCGGGTGGTGAGGGCGCTCGGTGTACGGTGTCATGTAATAGTCAAAACCCTCGACAAAGAACCAGACCAGGATGGCGAACGAGAGCAAATACACGATCCAGAGCAGTCGTCGCCTGCCGTCACGAGCAGAGTCCTGCGCCACAGTCTCCTGGGTTGAGATCATGTCCGACGAGATCACGCTACGGCTACCTATCAGTCCGCGTTAGCGGCGATGTCAAAGGAACAGAGTTAGTGATCCAAAGACAACAAGCTAAAACCCGGGAGTAAGGTCTGGCCCAGCGGCGAGCGCGCACGGCCCGACCGACAACAAGGATATTATCGGTCCTCTATGGTTGATAATTCAGATGAAAGGGTGGCTTATCGAAAATTGCGCAGTTCGCTAACGCTTTGAGCCAGGGCAAGATGCGGTTGGGACGCCGGGCAATGGGGCACACGAGGACATGTGTCGCCCACAACAGAACGAGGGCGAGTGCCGCCCACAAGCATCGCGCCCGCAAACTGGTGGGGCGCCGAGGCTCATCCGCCGACGGCTTTGTGTCTGTGCCCGGCAGATGCCCTCATCTGCCGGCGAAGGGCAGCTCTTCGTGCGAGAGGCATCTCAGTCCCACCATAAATGGTGGGCCACCGAGGTCATTTTTGCGCGAGGGGTCTCCATCCCACCCGCAAGCGGGAGGGCCACCGGGAGGGTGGGGCGTCGGACAATAGGGCACACGAGGACGTGTGCCGCCCACAGAATCAGGCGGGGAACCCGACACCGCACTTTTCGCGGGAGCTATCTCCATCCCACCCGCAAGGGGATAGGGCACCGAGTGTACAAGCGCGGTAGGTCACCGAGTGCGGAACCGGTGGGCTACCGGGCCGGTCACGCCCCGTGTTGCCGCGGCCCGTCAGCTACGCCGACGGGCGAATGTTCTGATTCACGCTGAATAAGTTCTCCGGATCGTACTTCATCTTGATCTGCTGCAGCCGCTTAAGATGTGGACCGTAGGCGGCCCCGATACGATCCGACTCGTCACTGGTCAGGAAGTTTACGTACACCCCGCCGGTGGCATGAGGAGTCATCTCGCGGAAAAAGGTCCGCGCCCATTCAATGCACCGGGTGTCGTCGTTCGGGGACTCCCAACGCCCGTGCACGTTCATCACGTAAATGGCGTTGCGGTGAGAATACGCCATGGCGTCGGGGGAAACGCGTGTGGTGGCTCCGCCAATCTGCCCGAAGAAAATCTCGCACTGTGGCGTAGGCAGCTTCGCGGTATAGCGTATAGCGAGGTCGATTGCGGCGTCGTTGATGTCCGTAAAGTTGTGCGACTTCCAGTAATTGCGCGCTCCCGGCGTGAGCAGGGCGTCGAAAGCGCCCTGCCAGGAGGTGTAGGGCTGCATGCCGATGAACTCGCCCAGTACCGAACCGAACTTGCGTACCGGGTCAATTGCTTTCAGGCCCTGCTCGGCATTGCCGGCGTGGAAGAGCGCGAACACCAGCACTTCCTTGCCGTGAACATCGTCGCGCAGAAACGGCAACGGCGGCGCCTGGCGGAGAACCACCCACACGGCGGTGTCATCGCTCAGCTTCTTCGCGAACTCCCGATACTTCTTCAGGGCGGAGTCAGCCTCGGCAAGCGGATACACTACGAGACCGCAGAATACTTCGGGTCCCAGCGGATGAAGGCGGAACTCGAATCTCGTGACGATACCAAAATTGCCGCTGCCGCCACGCAAAGCCCAGAAGAGGTCCGAGTTTTCCTTCTCAGATGCACGAAGAAACCGGCCGTCGGCAGTAACGACATCGGCCGCCAGCAGGTTGTCGATAGTCATGCCATGCTTGCGAGACAGCCATCCGAATCCGGCGCCGAGGGTCAAGCCTGCGACACCGGTAGTTGAGTTGATCCCGAGCGGCGTGGCCAGCCCGAACGCCTGGGCCTCACGATCGAAGTCGCCCAGCGTAGCGCCCGGTTCGACATGAGCCACGCGTGCTTCCGGGTCAATACGTACCGATCTCATGCCGGAAAGGTCTATCACCATGCCGTTGTCGCATATCGCATTACCGGCAATGTTGTGGCCGCCGCCGCGAACAGCTGTCAGAAGGCCGTGTTGAGCGGCGAATTCCACCGCCTTACGAATGTCGGCCACACCGGCGCACCGGGCGATCAGCGCCGGCCTGCAGTCGATCATCGCGTTCCAGATCGCGCGGGCGTCGTCATAGCCCGGCTCGCCCGGCTGCATGATTTTGCCCCGGAAGGAGCCCCGTAACTTCTCGACAGCGGCGACTTCTACTTTTATCGAGCCGCCCTTCGCCTGGTTAATGGTCATTGCGCTCATGTGATCCTCGCTTGAATAAAAACTCGTTGTTTGGTTTGCGTGGGAGTAAGAGACGCGGGCGCGGTTATAACGAACTACACCTCGACCCACCACATCGCAGGTATGCTAGCGGGTGCGTGCTCGGCAGGGCAACCGCGAGTACGGACCACCGAAGGAAACGGGCGAAGCTCCGCTCGTAACTTGCAGAAACTATACGGTGGTGACCAACTGGTTTATTTGAGCCCAGTATTCCGTGAGAGTTTTTTTCCAACGGCTGACGATTGGCCGCCCGCTTGACCAGGTGTCGCGTCGCGCAACATTATCTCACGCTCTCACCAGTGTCCGATACCGGTTGCGGCGGTTTTCGAAAAGGCGGTCGCCAAGCTCGCGGCTGCGCCACTCCTGGTACGACGAGAAGTTCCCCTCGTACCACCGCACCCGGCCTTCGCCCTCGAAAACCAGCAGGTGGGTGCAGACTCGGTCGAGGAAGAACCGGTCGTGACTTATGACCAGCACACAGCCGGAAAACTGCATGATCGCTTCCTCGAGCATGCGCAGCGTATTGACATCGAGATCGTTAGTCGGCTCATCAAGCAACAGCACGTTGCCGCCAGTCTTGAGCACTTTGGCAAGGTGACAGCGATTGCGCTCGCCGCCGGAAAGCTCGCTCGATTTCTTCTGCTGGGCCGCCCCTTTGAAGCCAAACAGCGCCAGGTATTGCCTAATCGGCATGGTACGGTTACCAACCGTGACCTCTTCCAGCCCGCCGCCGACTTCGCTTATCAGCGTTAGCTCGTCGCCCAGATCATCACGCTCCTGGCCGACTACCGAGAGCCTCACGGTCGATCCAATTACCGTTTTTCCCTCTACGGGCTTGAGATCCCCGGTAATCAACTTGAACAGGGTCGTCTTACCTGAGCCGTTAGGCCCGACCAACCCGACCACCGCCGACCTCGGAACATTGAAGGTCACGTGTTCAAAGAGCGGTTGGTGATCGTAGCCCATGGCAACGTCATGGAACTCTATCACCTGGTTCCCCAGCTCCGGACCGGGTGCGATCTGAATGGTCGTGCCGTCTCCCTTTTGCGCGGCGGTCTCGCGCGCCACCAGTTGCTCGTACTCTCGAATGCGAGCGCGGGACAGTTCGTTGCGCTCGCCGCGACTCATCCGTATCCAGGACAACTCGCGTTTCAAAGCCTCACTCCGGGGGGTGTCTTTCTTCTCTGCCGCGGCCAGCTTGGCCAGTTTCTGTTCCAGCCACGATGTGTAGTTCCCTTCCCACGGTACTCCTTGGCCGCTGTCGAGTTCGAGTATCCAGCCGGTAATATTGTCGAGAAAGTAGCGGTCGTGAGTGACAATGATGACCGTCCCCGGATACGCCTTGAGCTGCTCCTCGAGCCAGTTGATAGTTTCGGGATCGAGATGATTGGTTGGCTCGTCGAGCAGCAGCAGGTCGGGTCGTTCCAGAAGCGCTTTGCAGAGGGCCACGCGCCGCCGCTCACCGCCGGAGAGAGTTCCCACCAGACGGTCGTCATCAGGCAGACAGAGCGCATCGCTGGCGATTTTCAGTGACTGATCGAGATTCCAGCCATCCATCGTGTCAATTTTGTCCTGCAGCACCCCCATCCGATCCATTGCCTTCTGCATCTGATCGTCGTCCAGCGGTGTGGCCAGGCTGTCGGCGAGGCGATTGTATTCGTCGAGCAATCCCTTGATCTCACCGAAAGCCGACTCGATTGTCTGCCGCACAGTCAGGTTTGGGTCAAGCTCCGGCTCCTGCTCGACCATCCCGGCACGGTAGCCGGGCGTGATGAAGGCCTCGCCCTGGAACTCATTGTCGCGGCCGGCCATGATGCGCAGTACCGTGGTTTTGCCGGAGCCGTTTTCGCCGACTATGCCGATTTTCGCGCCGGGAAAGAATCCCAGGTTGATATCCTTCAATACCTGCTTTTGACCGTAGAACTTGTTCACGCGGTACATGTGGAAGATGAATTTCTCGGCCATGGTCTGACTCTCCAGGGATTGTGGATTTTCGTGGGTGCAAGACTAACATACCGCGACAAAATCGGCAAGCGGAGATGGTAAAGGCAGGTCCGGGGTGGTCCGGGGAGCCGCACGATTTTTCTCCATCATGCCAAGTTCCCTCCGTATATCCTCGGAGTTAATACGCCTAACGCAAAGCCGATTCGAAGCCGTCAGCGCGCCTTGCCGCGTCGGCAGAACTTAACATTAAAGGAGTTTAACCATGTGTCACACAAGGACTTTGGTAGTTGTGGGGGCAATGGTTGCCTGGTCGCTAGCGACTGTCGGTAGCCTGACGGCCGCAGGCGTGCCGGCGCTGATTTCGTATCAAGGGCTGGTCACTGACGCCTCCGGCAACCCTATCGACGGGACAGTCGACGTCACTATTCGGATCTGGGACGACCCGACGTCGATATCGCTCACCAACCTTCTGTACACGGAGCCCCATCCGCCGATCACGATAGAGTCGGGACTTCTGAGTCTCGTAATCGGTAGCGAGGTACCGCTTCCCGACGGATTGTTCGATGGCCCCAACAGATGGCTGGGAATCACGATCGACACCGATCCTGAGCTGGATCCACGAATCGCGCTGGCTTCGGTTCCCTACAGCATGGTGACCCCACGAGTGCTGGGCGATTTCACGTCGGCCCCGGGATCGATTTTGCTCAGCGGCGAATCCATTGTCACGCCCTGGGTTGAGGAGCGGTTGAGGCTGACCGATTTGTCGGTCTCGATAATCGCTGATCGTGGCGCGGGCGACAAGGATTCGGCTGAGATGGCAGCCGATCGGTTCTGTATCTACTACGCCAGCGGGGCCGAGGCGATGTGCACGGGTCAAGGGCACCTCATCTGCCAGAGCGTTGATCTGATTTCGGCACTGCCGCCGCTGCCGCCGGCTGGGGAGCCGTATGTGCTTATCGCTGATGACGTATTTAACCAACTCTTCTACACCATGGCCGAGGCAGGGAAGCTGCGGACGGTGTGTGAGCCGTGCGGGACCTTAGGCGAGCTTTTGCCCGACGAGATGCGCTTCATTTCCGGCACTGATACGGCCAGAATCAGGGTAGAGGCGGGAGTGTTATCGCTGTCCCCGGATGTTTCGGTGGATGGCCTTGATGTCGGAGGCTTTGTGCAGTTTACCGATCCGCGTTTGGTGTCGATCTCAAGTGGGACCTTGACATTTACCGGAGCTGGAGCCCAGACACTGACCCTGGATGAGACGGGAATTTCCTCTGATTTTGGCAGTGTGACCATTGATAACGGGACAGAAACCGTACGACTGGCCACACCGCTCACTGTTGGCAGGGGGTTGTCCGTGACGAGCGGCGCCACCGACTTGGTTGAGTTGGGGGCGAGCAGTTCGACCCGTGGGACACTGTATCTTCGCGACGGCACGATCGCGGAGACGGCGCGAGTACGCTCGGATGGTGTGCAAATCACCGGTGCGGGGAATTCGCTGGGGAGTCTCACCGCCGATGACCTGGAGTTGATCAAGAGCGGTGGAAATCAGAGGCTCATATGTACGGCCGATGACGTCAGCCTGGTTGACCTGAGCTCCAGTACTACAGTGACGCTGAGCCGCACCAGCGGGCTTGTGTTAGTTCCGGATGTTTCGGGAACATCGGCGGTGTACACCGCCGAAGGCATTCAACTGACCGGGCCGACCGCGAGGGAATTCGCCGCCAACCCCACCGCGATCAGCCTGACCCGGCCATCGTCGAATCGGGCGGTGGCGCTCGATCTGGACAACCCGAGCGGTCACCTGGCGCTGTGCGATATCGATGACGACGGCGCGCTCGACTTCGCGGTGACCTCGTCCGGCGGCGCGCGTGTCTGGGTGACCGGCAGCGCCGGATTTGTCTGCGACAACGGCGCCAGTTTCGGGAGCAGTTGCAGCGTCGCGGGCGCGACCACCTGCAGCAGTACGCTCAGTGTCTCCGGGACGCTCACCTGCACCGGGTCAGTGGTTTGTCGCAACTCGGCAACGTGGGATATCAACGACGACGCTACCACTGATCTGTCTTTGACCATGGCGCCCTCGCCTGAACTACTTGTAGCAACGGGCACCAGGCTAGCTTGTGATGGGTTGTCGACATTCGCCCAGCCCGTTCAGGTGAATTCTGATCTGACTGTCACGGGTGCCCTCACGGTACTCGGCCCGAAAGCATTCGTGCAGGCACATCCCGGGGACGATTCAAAGGAGATAATCTATGTGGCGCTGGAGGGTAACGAGGCCGGCACGTACACCCGCGGGAGCGCCGTGCTACGAGACGGTGTCGCCGAGATCGACTTGCCGGAGGATTTCGCGCTGGTAACGAACGGCGATGGCCTGACGGCTCAGGTGACTCCGCGTGGTCCCGTGCGGGCGATGCTGTATGTCGATAAGCTGACGGCGTCGAAACTGGTGGTGAAAGCCTCGGATCCGCGGGACAAAGACGTCAAGTTCGACTTTATGGTGAACGGTGTGAGGAGAGGTTACGAGAATCATCAGGCGATCCGGGAGAGGACAACTCTGGCGGCCACCGATTGATTGGGTTACGGTACACGCATTCGACAATTACAGTCGTTCCGTGACTGAGTAG is drawn from Candidatus Zixiibacteriota bacterium and contains these coding sequences:
- a CDS encoding FAD-binding oxidoreductase; protein product: MSAMTINQAKGGSIKVEVAAVEKLRGSFRGKIMQPGEPGYDDARAIWNAMIDCRPALIARCAGVADIRKAVEFAAQHGLLTAVRGGGHNIAGNAICDNGMVIDLSGMRSVRIDPEARVAHVEPGATLGDFDREAQAFGLATPLGINSTTGVAGLTLGAGFGWLSRKHGMTIDNLLAADVVTADGRFLRASEKENSDLFWALRGGSGNFGIVTRFEFRLHPLGPEVFCGLVVYPLAEADSALKKYREFAKKLSDDTAVWVVLRQAPPLPFLRDDVHGKEVLVFALFHAGNAEQGLKAIDPVRKFGSVLGEFIGMQPYTSWQGAFDALLTPGARNYWKSHNFTDINDAAIDLAIRYTAKLPTPQCEIFFGQIGGATTRVSPDAMAYSHRNAIYVMNVHGRWESPNDDTRCIEWARTFFREMTPHATGGVYVNFLTSDESDRIGAAYGPHLKRLQQIKMKYDPENLFSVNQNIRPSA
- the ettA gene encoding energy-dependent translational throttle protein EttA, with amino-acid sequence MAEKFIFHMYRVNKFYGQKQVLKDINLGFFPGAKIGIVGENGSGKTTVLRIMAGRDNEFQGEAFITPGYRAGMVEQEPELDPNLTVRQTIESAFGEIKGLLDEYNRLADSLATPLDDDQMQKAMDRMGVLQDKIDTMDGWNLDQSLKIASDALCLPDDDRLVGTLSGGERRRVALCKALLERPDLLLLDEPTNHLDPETINWLEEQLKAYPGTVIIVTHDRYFLDNITGWILELDSGQGVPWEGNYTSWLEQKLAKLAAAEKKDTPRSEALKRELSWIRMSRGERNELSRARIREYEQLVARETAAQKGDGTTIQIAPGPELGNQVIEFHDVAMGYDHQPLFEHVTFNVPRSAVVGLVGPNGSGKTTLFKLITGDLKPVEGKTVIGSTVRLSVVGQERDDLGDELTLISEVGGGLEEVTVGNRTMPIRQYLALFGFKGAAQQKKSSELSGGERNRCHLAKVLKTGGNVLLLDEPTNDLDVNTLRMLEEAIMQFSGCVLVISHDRFFLDRVCTHLLVFEGEGRVRWYEGNFSSYQEWRSRELGDRLFENRRNRYRTLVRA